In a genomic window of Myxococcales bacterium:
- a CDS encoding AAA family ATPase: protein MAAIELPAEHHLPLVAAYLDARLALAEAVLERAVDPAAAARIVDPRPALAAAIEAAAAAGVDLPDAQLARRHGLSPAAIDLLWLCAAPALDPTLLAVLRRFDGTARDWVDMALAGRALAASRADRQALYADLAVDAPLRRAGLVRIPPIELPGRRELVPATWLPAALRGRRAVGARLEGLATLVTPSITLDDVPLPERAGELVQFLAGVGDVEPEARFDRTGLDHPRGVAVLVQGRAGSGRGVLVRAVAGHLGRRLLVVDAARLRGANPAVIVEAIDAAAAEAAAGGELLVITDAHEWIAAINGAGTALSAAVARALTAHAVVAVLQVIDDAALAPELEQLVVYRYEHVVRPQHIDAAHLWLLNLPATVALDADLDLDAFARSINLTPAQVRAAARAAVAAAGPGRPLTLPIVDAAARGQLTQTIGSLAELQASTVSLDDLVLRPDARNQLEQIISAARNRDLVLRRWGLRRTIKRGLGITCLFDGTPGTGKTLSAEVIAHELGLSLLRINVASIVDKYIGETEKNLTRIFEQARPDTTMLLFDEADSLFTKRTEVQHASDRFSNMNVNVLLQLVERFEGTAVLTTNLKKGLDNAFGAADRVQDPLRAPRGARARADLAADAAAVGADR from the coding sequence ATGGCCGCGATCGAGTTGCCCGCCGAGCATCACCTGCCGCTGGTGGCGGCGTACCTGGACGCGCGCCTGGCGCTGGCCGAGGCCGTCCTCGAGCGCGCGGTCGATCCGGCCGCGGCGGCGCGCATCGTCGATCCGCGGCCGGCCCTGGCGGCGGCGATCGAGGCGGCGGCCGCGGCCGGCGTCGATCTGCCCGACGCCCAGCTGGCCCGGCGCCACGGCCTGTCGCCGGCGGCGATCGACCTGCTGTGGCTGTGCGCCGCGCCGGCGCTCGACCCGACCCTCCTGGCCGTGCTGCGCCGCTTCGACGGCACCGCCCGCGACTGGGTCGACATGGCGCTGGCCGGGCGGGCGCTCGCCGCGTCGCGCGCCGACCGCCAGGCGCTCTACGCCGATCTCGCCGTCGACGCGCCGCTGCGCCGGGCCGGCCTGGTGCGGATCCCGCCGATCGAGCTGCCGGGCCGGCGCGAGCTGGTGCCGGCGACCTGGCTGCCGGCGGCGCTGCGCGGGCGCCGGGCCGTGGGCGCGCGGCTCGAGGGCCTGGCCACGCTGGTGACGCCGTCGATCACGCTCGACGACGTGCCGCTGCCGGAGCGCGCGGGCGAGCTGGTGCAGTTCCTGGCCGGCGTCGGCGACGTCGAACCCGAGGCTCGCTTCGATCGGACCGGCCTCGATCACCCGCGCGGCGTCGCGGTCCTGGTGCAGGGCCGCGCTGGCTCGGGGCGCGGCGTGCTCGTGCGCGCCGTCGCCGGGCACCTCGGCCGGCGGCTCCTGGTCGTCGACGCCGCTCGCCTGCGCGGCGCCAACCCGGCGGTGATCGTCGAGGCGATCGACGCGGCCGCGGCCGAGGCCGCCGCCGGCGGTGAGCTCCTGGTCATCACCGACGCCCACGAGTGGATCGCCGCGATCAACGGCGCCGGCACCGCGCTGTCGGCGGCGGTGGCCCGGGCGCTGACCGCGCACGCGGTGGTGGCGGTGCTGCAGGTCATCGACGACGCGGCGCTGGCGCCTGAGCTCGAGCAGCTGGTGGTCTACCGGTACGAGCACGTGGTCCGGCCCCAGCACATCGACGCGGCCCACCTGTGGCTGCTCAACCTGCCCGCGACCGTCGCGCTCGACGCCGACCTCGACCTCGACGCGTTCGCGCGCTCGATCAACCTGACGCCGGCCCAGGTCCGGGCGGCGGCGCGGGCCGCGGTGGCGGCCGCCGGCCCCGGTCGACCGCTGACCTTGCCGATCGTCGACGCCGCGGCCCGCGGCCAGCTGACCCAGACCATCGGCAGCCTGGCCGAGCTGCAGGCGTCGACGGTGTCGCTCGACGATCTGGTGCTGCGCCCCGACGCGCGCAACCAGCTCGAGCAGATCATCAGCGCCGCGCGCAACCGCGACCTGGTGCTGCGCCGCTGGGGCCTGCGGCGCACGATCAAGCGCGGCCTCGGCATCACCTGCCTGTTCGACGGCACGCCCGGCACCGGCAAGACCTTGTCGGCCGAGGTCATCGCCCACGAGCTGGGGCTGTCGCTCTTGCGCATCAACGTCGCCAGCATCGTCGACAAGTACATCGGCGAGACCGAGAAGAACCTGACCCGGATCTTCGAGCAGGCCCGCCCCGACACGACGATGCTCCTGTTCGACGAGGCCGACTCGTTGTTCACCAAGCGCACCGAGGTCCAGCACGCGTCGGATCGGTTCTCGAACATGAACGTGAACGTGCTGCTGCAGCTGGTCGAGCGGTTCGAGGGGACGGCCGTGCTCACGACCAACCTGAAGAAGGGGCTCGACAACGCGTTCGGAGCGGCGGATCGCGTTCAAGATCCACTTCGAGCGCCCCGAGGCGCTCGAGCGCGCGCAGATCTGGCGGCTGATGCTGCCGCCGTCGGTGCCGACCGCTGA
- a CDS encoding HAMP domain-containing protein, whose product MAVVRDTSDVRLSPAEAGEATVVPFKRHLFIVGVVMAAAELALVGYPLWAMFDLGRLGSSTIIRIGVPTAVGAALAWLAIMTAWLVPIRACVVAHRRGERASKSLAARGYRACVNTPVRVLIGRTTLWIVIAGSIGVFLVRYQDWPQPRALAMASLAGLHAAPLAAIRAAWLDRVLRGVRARVFVITPPVRIFADEHFRQLLLVSIGAAAGALIMQSAFLYYFVPISFEHYLGIETYLPGAAALGWAAWAAIAHWQTRPLVRYLAAASGDGGDASEVGNATSVYRLAQALPYRLAAASLTIWIVIALVVGLIARRSLAVELDDTIVGMVALLVVALTAAIYETLGHRDTLRPLLAHLSTRYRIPVRAVATPLSLGSKMLLSFGGVVVLACGMALLWGFVQYKNLATDAVGRQARLGLYWVRSEVQAVAAVGTEPPTPELVAATLRDITARNPEASAVVYYLDDSTQPAGLVAVGGGPMGAPALPWYVAGTIASAQSTWVTIGPASLAGLGARLTVRWHDRDFDLGAVAVLYPTYRGRGESMVRPLQELLVFFLVLFAACAGIVLVTVSQFVTPIRRLEQRADAMARGELADPVTANGDGDEVGRLTFALEEMRRALRDKLRSTEEVNLDLERAVQRRTHDLAKKNKELAETLDKLTRTQAQLVRAEKMASIGQLVAGIAHEINNPVNAIVNTVGPLEEALGDFASDPAHQEAADDVRDMVRVIQRGAQRTKAIVTALHNYSRTDDETVVDFDLNRSLDDSLELLRHLLKGNVTVVKHYGEVGKIRGHAGQLGQVFMNLFTNAIQAMAGRDDAALTISTRTIGDQVEVKVGDNGPGIPAEVVPRIFDPFFTTKDVGEGTGLGLSIVHELVARHSGTIEVDTQIGAGTEFTVTLPRDQDHRPPRVTAAGLGPAPRS is encoded by the coding sequence ATGGCCGTCGTCCGCGACACCAGCGACGTGCGGCTGTCGCCGGCCGAGGCCGGCGAGGCGACGGTGGTGCCGTTCAAGCGCCACCTGTTCATCGTCGGCGTGGTCATGGCCGCGGCCGAGCTGGCGCTGGTCGGCTACCCGCTGTGGGCCATGTTCGATCTCGGGCGCCTGGGCTCGAGCACGATCATCCGCATCGGCGTGCCGACCGCGGTCGGCGCCGCGCTGGCGTGGCTGGCCATCATGACCGCGTGGCTGGTGCCGATCCGGGCGTGCGTGGTCGCGCACCGACGCGGCGAGCGGGCCAGCAAGAGCCTGGCCGCGCGCGGCTACCGCGCGTGCGTCAACACGCCGGTGCGGGTGCTGATCGGCCGCACGACGCTGTGGATCGTCATCGCGGGCAGCATCGGCGTGTTCCTGGTGCGCTACCAGGACTGGCCGCAGCCGCGGGCGCTGGCGATGGCGTCGCTGGCCGGCCTCCACGCCGCGCCGCTCGCCGCGATCCGCGCGGCCTGGCTCGATCGGGTGCTGCGCGGCGTCCGGGCGCGGGTGTTCGTGATCACCCCGCCGGTGCGGATCTTCGCCGACGAGCACTTCCGCCAGCTCCTGCTGGTGTCGATCGGCGCCGCCGCCGGCGCGCTGATCATGCAGTCGGCGTTCCTCTATTACTTCGTGCCGATCTCGTTCGAGCACTACCTCGGCATCGAGACCTACCTGCCGGGGGCGGCCGCGCTGGGCTGGGCCGCGTGGGCCGCGATCGCGCACTGGCAGACCCGGCCGCTGGTGCGCTACCTGGCGGCGGCGTCGGGCGACGGCGGCGACGCCAGCGAGGTCGGCAACGCCACCTCGGTCTACCGCCTGGCCCAGGCCCTCCCGTACCGCCTGGCCGCGGCGTCGCTGACGATCTGGATCGTCATCGCGCTCGTCGTCGGCCTGATCGCGCGCCGCTCGCTGGCGGTCGAGCTCGACGACACGATCGTCGGGATGGTCGCGCTCCTGGTCGTGGCGCTGACCGCGGCGATCTACGAGACGCTCGGGCACCGCGACACGCTGCGGCCGCTGCTCGCGCACCTGTCGACGCGCTACCGGATCCCGGTCCGGGCGGTCGCGACGCCGCTGTCGCTCGGCTCGAAGATGTTGCTGTCGTTCGGCGGCGTCGTCGTGCTCGCGTGCGGCATGGCGCTCCTGTGGGGCTTCGTCCAGTACAAGAACCTCGCGACCGACGCGGTCGGGCGCCAGGCCCGGCTCGGGCTCTACTGGGTCCGGTCCGAGGTCCAGGCCGTGGCGGCGGTCGGCACCGAGCCGCCGACGCCGGAGCTGGTGGCGGCGACCTTGCGCGACATCACCGCCCGCAACCCCGAGGCCTCCGCCGTCGTCTACTACCTCGACGACAGCACCCAGCCGGCGGGCCTGGTCGCGGTCGGGGGCGGGCCGATGGGCGCGCCGGCGCTGCCCTGGTACGTGGCCGGCACGATCGCCAGCGCCCAGAGCACCTGGGTCACGATCGGGCCCGCGAGCCTGGCCGGGCTCGGCGCCCGCCTGACCGTGCGCTGGCACGATCGCGACTTCGACCTGGGGGCCGTGGCGGTGCTGTACCCGACCTACCGCGGCCGCGGCGAGTCGATGGTGCGACCGCTGCAAGAGCTGCTGGTGTTCTTCCTGGTGCTGTTCGCCGCGTGCGCGGGGATCGTGCTGGTGACGGTGTCGCAGTTCGTCACGCCGATCCGGCGCCTCGAGCAGCGCGCCGACGCGATGGCGCGCGGCGAACTGGCCGATCCCGTGACCGCCAACGGCGACGGCGACGAGGTCGGGCGCCTGACGTTCGCGCTCGAGGAGATGCGCCGGGCCCTGCGCGACAAGCTGCGCTCGACCGAGGAGGTCAACCTCGACCTCGAGCGCGCGGTCCAGCGCCGCACCCACGACCTGGCCAAGAAGAACAAGGAGCTGGCCGAGACGCTCGACAAGCTCACGCGCACCCAGGCCCAGTTGGTCCGCGCCGAGAAGATGGCCTCGATCGGGCAGCTCGTCGCCGGCATCGCCCACGAGATCAACAACCCGGTCAACGCGATCGTCAACACGGTCGGGCCGCTCGAGGAGGCGCTCGGGGACTTCGCCAGCGATCCCGCCCACCAGGAGGCCGCCGACGACGTCCGCGACATGGTCCGGGTGATCCAGCGCGGCGCCCAGCGCACCAAGGCCATCGTCACCGCGCTGCACAACTACTCGCGCACCGACGACGAGACCGTCGTCGACTTCGACCTCAACCGCAGCCTCGACGACAGCCTCGAGCTCCTGCGCCACCTGCTCAAGGGCAACGTCACGGTCGTCAAGCACTACGGCGAGGTCGGCAAGATCCGGGGCCACGCCGGCCAGCTCGGCCAGGTCTTCATGAACCTGTTCACCAACGCGATCCAGGCCATGGCCGGCCGCGACGACGCCGCGCTCACGATCTCGACGCGCACGATCGGCGATCAGGTCGAGGTCAAGGTCGGCGACAACGGCCCCGGCATCCCGGCCGAGGTCGTGCCGCGCATCTTCGATCCGTTCTTCACCACCAAGGACGTGGGCGAGGGCACCGGGCTGGGGCTGTCGATCGTGCACGAGCTGGTCGCCCGCCACTCCGGCACGATCGAGGTCGACACCCAGATCGGCGCCGGGACCGAGTTCACGGTCACCTTGCCCCGCGATCAGGACCACCGGCCGCCGCGCGTGACCGCCGCCGGGCTGGGGCCCGCGCCTCGATCGTGA
- a CDS encoding sigma 54-interacting transcriptional regulator: protein MTWTPTEETSPGHRSPLALARTRRRMAVMIAFALIYAVALLVVALRAADRGFFVYQGGTVVVVDPDSAAARAGLRVGDRITAIDGHATDDVFTRSARVAAISPGQAVTLTVARASGAGMVTFTAPRRLPLASAAGVVLALVMLALALVADRGRGHDLPQQFLRSTVIYVVFLAGAFALDVTVAHLPLAVPWMFAMCLAAPATCHFMLRFPAGRKTLTRAETAAIYGPPIALATVLAINHALFSLAIDLPARRVITTWGGGVAGAMAPTYLLIGAIARGRRLRAQRAHIDAVAAGWLHLGGVVMVAPLIVGVIAAVRGADAFLAGGFRPYVAVAMVGGSACVVLAMTRVPFGELDRLWRRSSGYLLATLLAAGLYLVVIGLLGGVATWIGGGVQTTLAATLTAAVVFGPLRVRVQRIVDDRFARDRSRARALLRQAAEAAVATLDEDVLTQGFVERVRQALSASGVALYVRGADGWRAATRSGPAELPAVPDDDGQVALDATVAARAACELPGGATAVPVPVAGRAPVVVVVVPRGDGRLDDEPRELLSTAAASLAIALANARAHAELRELTERLRREVEVAERRRKEIARLKERLEEENRALIGELAARTGKAPVIGAGLAATFELVAKVARADATVLVRGETGVGKELIARAIHAASPRRSGPFVVVDCGAIAAGLVESALFGHAKGAFTGAVRAAAGAFRAAHGGTVFLDELGELPLELQPKLLRVLQEREVQPLGADGPVAIDVRVVCGTNRELEHEVAAGRFREDLLYRLKVVEIAVPPLRARKADVPALADHFLARLAARTGAAPKRLAPDALALMLDHDWPGNVRELEHAIEAAAVYGEGDELVARDLPIAGKVFRRRAEHALDSAAVVSDGAPRAGLRETLEDLERGRLAEVLSSCAGNRSRAAKALGMSRGALLRRLKRYNLAEGEGADHPA from the coding sequence GTGACGTGGACGCCGACCGAGGAGACCTCCCCCGGGCATCGCTCGCCGCTCGCGCTGGCGCGCACCCGCCGGCGGATGGCCGTGATGATCGCGTTCGCCTTGATCTACGCGGTCGCGCTGCTGGTGGTGGCGCTGCGCGCCGCCGACCGGGGCTTCTTCGTCTACCAGGGCGGGACCGTGGTCGTGGTGGATCCCGACTCCGCGGCCGCGCGGGCCGGCCTCCGGGTCGGCGATCGGATCACCGCGATCGACGGCCACGCCACCGACGACGTGTTCACCCGCTCCGCGCGGGTCGCGGCGATCAGCCCGGGCCAGGCGGTCACCTTGACCGTCGCGCGTGCGTCCGGTGCCGGCATGGTGACCTTCACGGCGCCCCGCCGGCTGCCGCTGGCGTCGGCGGCCGGGGTCGTGCTGGCGCTGGTGATGCTGGCGCTGGCGCTGGTCGCCGACCGCGGCCGCGGCCACGACCTCCCGCAGCAGTTCCTGCGCTCGACGGTGATCTACGTGGTGTTCCTGGCCGGCGCGTTCGCGCTCGACGTCACCGTCGCGCACCTGCCGCTGGCGGTGCCCTGGATGTTCGCCATGTGCCTCGCGGCGCCGGCGACGTGCCACTTCATGCTGCGGTTCCCGGCCGGGCGCAAGACCCTGACCCGCGCCGAGACCGCGGCGATCTACGGCCCGCCGATCGCGCTCGCGACGGTGCTCGCGATCAACCACGCGCTGTTCTCGCTGGCGATCGATCTCCCGGCCCGCCGCGTCATCACCACGTGGGGCGGCGGCGTCGCCGGCGCGATGGCCCCGACGTACCTGCTGATCGGTGCGATCGCGCGCGGGCGCCGGCTCCGGGCCCAGCGCGCGCACATCGACGCGGTCGCCGCGGGCTGGCTGCACCTCGGCGGCGTCGTGATGGTGGCGCCGCTGATCGTCGGGGTGATCGCCGCGGTCCGTGGCGCCGACGCGTTCCTCGCCGGCGGCTTCCGCCCGTACGTCGCCGTCGCGATGGTCGGCGGCTCGGCGTGCGTCGTGCTGGCGATGACCCGCGTGCCGTTCGGCGAGCTCGATCGCCTGTGGCGGCGGTCGAGCGGCTACCTGCTGGCGACGCTCCTCGCCGCGGGGCTCTACCTGGTGGTGATCGGCCTGCTCGGCGGGGTCGCGACCTGGATCGGCGGCGGCGTCCAGACCACGCTGGCGGCGACCTTGACCGCCGCGGTGGTGTTCGGGCCGCTGCGGGTGCGGGTCCAGCGCATCGTCGACGATCGCTTCGCGCGCGATCGCAGCCGGGCCCGGGCGCTCCTGCGCCAGGCGGCCGAGGCCGCGGTGGCGACGCTCGACGAGGACGTCCTGACCCAGGGCTTCGTCGAGCGCGTCCGCCAGGCGCTGTCCGCCAGCGGCGTCGCGCTGTACGTGCGCGGCGCCGACGGGTGGCGCGCGGCGACGCGCAGCGGCCCGGCCGAGCTGCCGGCCGTGCCCGACGACGACGGCCAGGTCGCCCTCGACGCCACCGTCGCGGCCCGGGCCGCGTGCGAGCTGCCCGGCGGGGCCACCGCGGTGCCGGTGCCGGTCGCGGGCCGGGCCCCGGTCGTGGTCGTCGTGGTGCCGCGCGGCGACGGCCGCCTCGACGACGAGCCGCGCGAGCTGCTGTCGACCGCGGCCGCCAGCCTGGCGATCGCGCTCGCCAACGCCCGGGCCCACGCCGAGCTGCGCGAGCTGACCGAGCGGCTGCGGCGCGAGGTCGAGGTCGCCGAGCGTCGGCGCAAGGAGATCGCGCGCCTCAAGGAGCGCCTCGAGGAGGAGAACCGGGCGCTGATCGGCGAGCTGGCGGCGCGCACCGGCAAGGCGCCGGTGATCGGCGCCGGCCTGGCGGCCACGTTCGAGCTGGTCGCCAAGGTCGCGCGGGCCGACGCCACCGTGCTGGTGCGCGGCGAGACCGGCGTCGGCAAGGAGCTGATCGCGCGGGCCATCCACGCGGCGTCGCCGCGGCGCTCGGGGCCGTTCGTCGTGGTCGACTGCGGCGCGATCGCCGCCGGCCTGGTCGAGTCGGCGCTGTTCGGCCACGCCAAGGGCGCGTTCACCGGCGCGGTCCGGGCCGCCGCCGGGGCGTTCCGCGCCGCCCACGGCGGCACGGTCTTCCTCGACGAGCTGGGCGAGCTGCCGCTCGAGCTGCAGCCCAAGCTCCTGCGCGTGCTCCAGGAGCGCGAGGTCCAGCCGCTCGGCGCCGACGGCCCGGTCGCGATCGACGTCCGGGTCGTGTGCGGCACCAACCGCGAGCTCGAGCACGAGGTCGCGGCCGGGCGGTTCCGCGAGGATCTGCTCTACCGCCTCAAGGTCGTCGAGATCGCGGTGCCGCCGCTGCGGGCGCGCAAGGCCGACGTCCCGGCCCTGGCCGATCACTTCCTGGCGCGGCTGGCGGCGCGCACCGGCGCGGCCCCCAAGCGGCTGGCGCCCGACGCGCTGGCGCTGATGCTCGATCACGACTGGCCCGGCAACGTGCGCGAGCTCGAGCACGCGATCGAGGCGGCCGCGGTCTACGGCGAGGGCGACGAGCTCGTCGCGCGCGATCTGCCGATCGCGGGCAAGGTGTTCCGCCGGCGGGCCGAGCACGCGCTCGACAGCGCCGCGGTCGTCAGCGACGGCGCGCCCCGGGCCGGGCTGCGCGAGACCCTCGAGGATCTCGAGCGCGGGCGCCTGGCCGAGGTGCTGAGCAGCTGCGCCGGCAACCGCAGCCGCGCCGCCAAGGCCCTGGGCATGTCGCGGGGCGCGCTCTTGCGGCGGCTCAAGCGCTACAACCTGGCCGAGGGCGAGGGCGCCGATCACCCGGCGTGA
- a CDS encoding peptidylprolyl isomerase has product MAGDPHGDHGAADGADPHGTAPGSTAPAPPPATVGGAPDTVRPPVAADLATYLKSVRGKGTLRTVIETSLGTFHCALYEKEAPITVANFVGLATGQKPWTNPKTDATMTNTPFFNGLVFHRVIPGFMVQGGDPLGKGIGGPGYNFDDEIAPNLKMDAPGLLAMANAGPGTNGSQFFITEAAAPWLTGKHTIFGKCDETDLVKKITSVPRDPGDRPTTPVTITRVTFLRK; this is encoded by the coding sequence ATCGCCGGCGATCCCCACGGCGACCACGGCGCCGCCGACGGCGCCGACCCCCACGGCACCGCGCCCGGCAGCACCGCGCCCGCGCCGCCCCCGGCCACGGTCGGCGGCGCGCCCGACACCGTGCGCCCGCCGGTCGCCGCGGATCTGGCCACGTACCTGAAGTCGGTGCGCGGCAAGGGCACGCTGCGGACCGTGATCGAGACCTCGCTCGGCACGTTCCACTGCGCGCTCTACGAGAAGGAGGCGCCGATCACCGTCGCCAACTTCGTCGGGCTCGCCACCGGTCAGAAGCCGTGGACCAACCCGAAGACCGACGCGACGATGACGAACACGCCGTTCTTCAACGGCCTCGTCTTCCACCGCGTGATCCCGGGCTTCATGGTCCAGGGCGGCGATCCGCTCGGCAAGGGCATCGGCGGCCCCGGCTACAACTTCGACGACGAGATCGCGCCGAACCTGAAGATGGACGCGCCGGGCCTGCTCGCGATGGCCAACGCCGGCCCGGGCACCAACGGCAGCCAGTTCTTCATCACCGAGGCCGCCGCCCCCTGGCTCACCGGCAAGCACACGATCTTCGGCAAGTGCGACGAGACCGACCTGGTCAAGAAGATCACCAGCGTCCCGCGCGATCCTGGCGATCGTCCGACGACGCCGGTGACGATCACGCGCGTCACGTTCCTGCGCAAGTAG
- a CDS encoding DUF4157 domain-containing protein has translation MQRQASAAATTEDVHAVAAHGVAGGGGPLPFGDQIGAAFGAHDVSDVRAHVGGDASTASHALGAQAYATGRDVAFAGTPDLHTAAHEAAHVVQQRAGVSLKGGVGEAGDPYEQHANAVADAVVAGRSAEPILDSMVGPGGSGGTSVQRQAVQFWSGHEHRAVGNLAAVLATGNADFRAGEINRMRQQFHPTRPGETFDNHDFADGSIDAMGDHHSTDPTLVGLERRGRGVNRVRTNDRIIADPEGGASVALPQSISFGAANEFGGDFDKNPAALARENHDDDPIGHDFLVMVMGAETNINHFFPLNGNEYRAHHASALRAARASFAAAQAGNQALASANARQAMLEEGFAAHFLADTFAAGHMAPRALDRISESGLDEGELGLNRSKHWHDALNAVTGSAGLPTTRGRFHGDDTMTGRELTIIGEDAAASLREVLTTAAGTPEPASFQIAAPAVAEILATPDYAPIWRGMMGDYEQDLRAAERRGKAGESMTSDGGTTTSTAEIAGAMRGNVFGGERVRLPRLAASEWNGPTLNFTVTLEGRPAPAGTQVWVQFFDKDLGFDRAASGHTAGTLASDAGAGLNDTDEKIGGPRLVTLVDGGVGTITSPEDDAGDVYAVLFAKESRLEPDATPTRLGTFEPTEVPIGRTETQGTNRGRVEHEITVSGLGWSGKTLRFRATADGRPVTGRTLYLRFYDKDAGFDRDERGNLLSDVIDSDEAIGGIEQIQVSNGEGWITATGDADDSGDTYGVVYLDAACQTPLARSPVMP, from the coding sequence GTGCAGCGCCAGGCGTCCGCCGCCGCCACCACCGAAGACGTCCACGCGGTCGCCGCCCACGGCGTCGCCGGCGGCGGCGGGCCGCTGCCGTTCGGCGACCAGATCGGCGCGGCGTTCGGCGCGCACGACGTGAGCGACGTGCGCGCGCACGTCGGCGGGGACGCCTCGACCGCCAGCCACGCGCTCGGCGCGCAGGCCTACGCCACCGGCCGCGACGTCGCGTTCGCGGGCACCCCCGATCTGCACACCGCCGCGCACGAGGCGGCGCACGTGGTGCAGCAGCGCGCCGGCGTGTCGCTCAAGGGCGGCGTCGGCGAGGCCGGCGATCCCTACGAGCAGCACGCCAACGCCGTCGCCGACGCGGTCGTCGCCGGTCGCTCGGCCGAGCCGATCCTCGACAGCATGGTCGGGCCCGGCGGCAGCGGCGGCACCAGCGTCCAACGCCAGGCCGTCCAGTTCTGGTCGGGGCACGAGCACCGCGCCGTCGGCAACCTCGCGGCGGTGCTGGCGACCGGCAACGCCGACTTCCGCGCTGGCGAGATCAACCGGATGCGGCAGCAGTTCCATCCGACCCGCCCGGGCGAGACCTTCGACAACCACGACTTCGCCGACGGCTCGATCGACGCGATGGGCGATCACCACTCGACCGACCCGACGCTGGTCGGGCTCGAGCGCCGAGGCCGCGGCGTCAACCGAGTCCGGACCAACGACCGGATCATCGCCGACCCCGAGGGCGGCGCGTCGGTCGCCCTGCCCCAGAGCATCTCGTTCGGCGCGGCCAACGAGTTCGGCGGCGACTTCGACAAGAACCCGGCGGCGCTGGCGCGGGAGAACCACGACGACGATCCCATCGGCCACGACTTCCTGGTGATGGTCATGGGCGCCGAGACCAACATCAACCACTTCTTCCCGCTCAACGGCAACGAGTACCGCGCGCACCACGCGTCGGCGCTGCGGGCGGCGCGGGCGAGCTTCGCCGCGGCCCAGGCCGGCAACCAGGCGCTGGCCAGCGCCAACGCCCGCCAGGCGATGCTCGAGGAGGGCTTCGCCGCCCACTTCCTGGCCGACACCTTCGCCGCAGGGCACATGGCGCCGCGCGCGCTCGACCGCATCTCCGAGAGCGGCCTCGACGAGGGCGAGCTGGGGCTCAACCGCAGCAAGCACTGGCACGACGCGCTCAACGCGGTCACCGGATCCGCGGGCCTGCCGACCACGCGCGGGCGCTTCCACGGCGACGACACGATGACCGGGCGCGAGCTGACGATCATCGGCGAGGACGCGGCCGCGTCGCTGCGCGAGGTGCTGACCACGGCCGCCGGCACCCCCGAGCCGGCGTCGTTCCAGATCGCCGCGCCCGCGGTGGCGGAGATCCTGGCGACGCCGGACTACGCCCCGATCTGGCGCGGCATGATGGGCGACTACGAGCAGGACCTGCGCGCCGCCGAGCGCCGCGGCAAGGCCGGCGAGTCGATGACGTCGGACGGCGGCACCACGACGTCCACCGCCGAGATCGCCGGCGCCATGCGCGGCAACGTCTTCGGCGGCGAGCGCGTGCGGCTGCCGCGCCTGGCCGCGTCGGAGTGGAACGGCCCGACCCTCAACTTCACGGTCACGCTCGAGGGCCGGCCGGCCCCGGCCGGGACCCAGGTGTGGGTGCAGTTCTTCGACAAGGATCTCGGCTTCGATCGCGCGGCCAGCGGCCACACCGCCGGCACGCTCGCCAGCGACGCCGGCGCTGGCCTCAACGACACCGACGAGAAGATCGGCGGCCCGCGCCTGGTGACGCTCGTCGACGGCGGCGTCGGCACGATCACCTCGCCCGAGGATGACGCCGGCGACGTCTACGCGGTGCTGTTCGCGAAGGAGTCGCGGCTGGAGCCCGACGCGACCCCGACCCGGCTCGGCACGTTCGAGCCGACCGAGGTCCCGATCGGCCGCACCGAGACCCAGGGGACCAACCGCGGCCGCGTCGAGCACGAGATCACCGTGTCGGGCCTGGGCTGGTCGGGCAAGACGCTGCGCTTCCGGGCCACCGCCGACGGTCGCCCGGTCACCGGCCGGACGCTGTACCTGCGCTTCTACGACAAGGACGCCGGCTTCGACCGCGACGAGCGCGGCAACCTGCTGTCCGACGTGATCGACTCCGACGAGGCCATCGGCGGCATCGAGCAGATCCAGGTCAGCAACGGCGAGGGCTGGATCACCGCGACCGGCGACGCCGACGACTCCGGCGACACCTACGGCGTGGTGTACCTGGACGCGGCGTGCCAGACGCCGCTGGCCCGCTCGCCCGTCATGCCGTGA
- a CDS encoding BMC domain-containing protein, with protein sequence MSRADGAATTVAAGPALGLLELTTIARGVVVADAALKRAPAVLVSSRTLSGGKHLVVLAGGVAEVDEAMAAGGDAARERLRDSVELAYADAQVWPMLAAAGVVVPVDWAADADAEALAIIETSTVCAAIAAADAACKAADVTVRDVRLAVDLAGKAYFTLTGALSSIEAAAAAAAAAAGDRLVDLERIAQPAPELRGRLFR encoded by the coding sequence GTGAGCAGGGCCGACGGGGCAGCGACCACGGTCGCGGCTGGGCCGGCGCTGGGGCTGCTCGAGCTGACCACGATCGCCCGGGGCGTGGTCGTCGCCGACGCCGCGCTCAAGCGCGCGCCGGCGGTGCTGGTGTCGTCGCGGACGCTGTCGGGCGGCAAGCACCTGGTCGTGCTCGCCGGCGGCGTGGCCGAGGTCGACGAGGCGATGGCCGCGGGCGGCGACGCGGCGCGCGAGCGCCTGCGCGACTCGGTCGAGCTGGCCTACGCCGACGCCCAGGTCTGGCCGATGCTCGCCGCCGCGGGCGTGGTCGTGCCGGTCGATTGGGCCGCCGACGCCGACGCCGAGGCGCTCGCGATCATCGAGACCTCGACCGTGTGCGCGGCCATCGCGGCCGCCGACGCCGCGTGCAAGGCGGCCGACGTGACCGTGCGCGACGTGCGGCTCGCGGTCGACCTGGCGGGCAAGGCCTACTTCACGCTCACCGGCGCGCTGAGCTCGATCGAGGCCGCGGCCGCGGCCGCCGCCGCCGCCGCCGGCGATCGGCTGGTCGATCTCGAGCGGATCGCGCAGCCGGCGCCCGAGCTGCGCGGCCGGCTGTTCCGGTAG